One part of the Streptomyces sp. NBC_00286 genome encodes these proteins:
- a CDS encoding aminoglycoside 3'-phosphotransferase, protein MPHAGPPTSAVRVPAPIAELAGDRPLLPVWLNQLGGLTFRIGDDRDQGRLFAKWAPTGSGLDLPAEVERLCWARDFTPVPRVREYGADADGAWLVTYALAGESAVSPRWQADPATAVRALGAGLRALHDQLPVADCPFSWSVEHRLERARRSGLAVPSDLPDAPPIDRLVVCHGDACAPNTLLHDDGSWSAHVDMGALGLADRWADLAVATWSTEWNYGPGWDDTLLDGYGIEPDPQRTDFYRRLWSVT, encoded by the coding sequence ATGCCCCACGCCGGACCGCCGACCTCAGCCGTACGCGTGCCCGCCCCGATCGCCGAACTGGCCGGAGACCGGCCGCTGTTGCCCGTCTGGCTGAACCAGTTGGGCGGCCTGACCTTCCGCATCGGCGACGACCGCGATCAGGGGCGGCTGTTCGCCAAGTGGGCACCGACGGGCTCCGGCCTGGACCTGCCCGCCGAGGTGGAACGGCTGTGCTGGGCACGGGACTTCACGCCCGTACCTCGAGTCCGCGAGTACGGAGCCGATGCGGACGGAGCCTGGCTCGTCACGTACGCACTGGCCGGCGAGAGCGCCGTCAGCCCCCGGTGGCAGGCGGATCCCGCCACGGCCGTACGCGCCTTGGGGGCGGGGCTGCGCGCCCTGCACGACCAACTGCCCGTCGCCGACTGCCCGTTCAGCTGGTCGGTGGAGCACCGTCTGGAACGGGCCCGTCGGTCAGGCCTCGCCGTACCGTCCGACCTGCCCGACGCCCCGCCGATCGACCGCCTCGTCGTCTGCCACGGCGACGCCTGCGCGCCCAACACCCTGCTGCACGACGACGGTTCCTGGTCCGCCCACGTGGACATGGGCGCCCTCGGCCTGGCCGACCGCTGGGCCGACCTGGCCGTCGCCACGTGGAGCACGGAGTGGAACTACGGCCCGGGCTGGGACGACACGCTCCTCGACGGGTACGGCATCGAGCCCGACCCGCAGCGGACCGACTTCTACCGGCGCCTCTGGAGCGTGACGTGA
- a CDS encoding ATP-binding protein has protein sequence MPTPFVGRQAELALLDKRLSRVATDGVGVAVAIRGRRQVGKSRLVQEFCDRTQRPYVFFTATKGASPVESIADFMAELRESSLPADPELVPKTAPTNWPDALRALAAVLPSSPAIVVLDELPWLAEQDPVFDGALQTAWDRLLSSRPVLLLLLGSDLHMMERFTAYDQPFYGRADSFVLGPLNPAETGSALGLDAADAIDAHLVSGGLPGILRAWPHGTPALDFIKTECADPASPLFGVPEAALMAEFPAPDQARRVLEAVGSGDRTHANIAATAGSQSGALPSGILSPLLRRLTNEKRVLASDTPLATNPGKPALYRVADSNLRLYLAATRSAAELSRRGRPDAAYRVVERRWAAWRGRAVEPLIREALELAAVTGEFPWPDTEVVGGWWNRQFSPEIDLVGADRAPVAGTVFFAGSVKWLASPFDQHDLAALEQGAAQVPGFTPGTSGLAVVSLSGTSGKVDDDRVGLVWDARDVISAWRS, from the coding sequence ATGCCCACCCCTTTCGTAGGCCGTCAGGCTGAGCTGGCCCTCCTCGACAAGCGCCTCAGCCGGGTTGCCACCGACGGCGTCGGGGTCGCCGTCGCCATAAGGGGTCGGCGGCAGGTCGGAAAATCGCGGCTTGTGCAGGAGTTCTGCGACCGCACTCAGCGGCCGTACGTCTTCTTCACCGCGACCAAGGGCGCGTCCCCCGTGGAGAGCATCGCCGACTTCATGGCCGAGCTCAGGGAGTCCTCGCTGCCGGCCGACCCGGAACTCGTACCGAAGACCGCCCCCACGAACTGGCCCGACGCCCTGCGGGCGCTCGCCGCTGTGCTGCCCTCCTCGCCCGCCATCGTCGTCCTCGACGAACTGCCCTGGCTCGCCGAACAGGACCCCGTGTTCGACGGAGCGCTCCAGACTGCCTGGGACCGGCTGCTGTCAAGCCGGCCCGTGCTTCTGCTGCTGCTCGGCAGTGATCTTCACATGATGGAGCGATTCACGGCGTACGACCAGCCGTTCTACGGGCGGGCCGACTCGTTCGTGCTCGGTCCGCTCAATCCGGCCGAGACTGGGAGCGCACTGGGCCTGGACGCCGCCGACGCCATCGACGCGCACCTCGTCTCGGGCGGGCTGCCGGGCATTCTGCGTGCCTGGCCGCACGGCACGCCGGCGCTCGACTTCATCAAGACGGAGTGCGCCGACCCGGCCTCACCGCTCTTCGGTGTACCGGAGGCGGCCCTCATGGCCGAGTTCCCCGCGCCGGACCAGGCCCGCCGGGTACTGGAGGCGGTGGGCAGCGGAGACCGTACGCACGCCAACATCGCCGCGACGGCCGGCAGCCAGAGCGGTGCGCTGCCTTCCGGGATACTGTCCCCGCTGCTGCGCCGCCTCACCAACGAGAAGCGAGTGCTCGCCTCGGACACCCCGCTCGCCACCAACCCCGGCAAACCTGCGCTGTACCGCGTGGCCGACAGCAATCTGCGTCTCTATCTGGCCGCGACGCGGTCCGCCGCGGAGCTGTCCAGGCGTGGTCGTCCCGATGCCGCGTACCGCGTGGTCGAGCGACGGTGGGCGGCTTGGCGAGGGCGGGCCGTCGAGCCCCTGATCCGTGAGGCACTTGAACTGGCCGCGGTGACAGGCGAGTTCCCCTGGCCGGACACGGAAGTCGTCGGCGGCTGGTGGAACCGGCAGTTCTCGCCCGAGATCGACCTGGTCGGCGCCGACCGTGCTCCCGTCGCCGGGACCGTCTTCTTCGCGGGCTCTGTGAAGTGGCTGGCCTCCCCCTTCGACCAGCACGACCTGGCCGCGCTCGAGCAGGGCGCCGCCCAGGTGCCCGGATTCACCCCGGGCACCAGCGGTCTGGCCGTCGTGTCTCTCTCCGGCACATCCGGGAAAGTGGACGACGACAGGGTCGGGCTGGTGTGGGACGCCCGGGACGTGATCTCCGCGTGGCGTTCGTGA
- the aspS gene encoding aspartate--tRNA ligase, translated as MHRYRSHTCGELRASDVGSDVRLSGWLHNRRDLGGILFIDLRDHYGITQLVARPGTAAYEALDKLSKESTVRVDGQVVSRGAENINPDLPTGEVEVEVSEVELLGAAAPLPFTINTEDGVNEERRLEYRFLDLRRERMHRNIMLRTAVISAIRSKMTALGFNELATPILTATSPEGARDFVVPSRLHPGKFYALPQAPQQFKQLLMISGFDRYFQIAPCFRDEDARADRSPGEFYQLDVEMSFVEQEDVFRPIEQLMTELFEEFGNGRHVTSPFPRIPFREAMLKYGSDKPDLRAQLELADITDIFEGSEFKAFAGKHVRALPVPDVSSQPRKFFDQLGDYAVSQGAKGLAWVRVGEDGSLTGPIAKFLTEENVAELTKRLSLAAGHAVFFGAGEFDEVSKIMGAVRVEAARRSGHFEEDVFRFCWVVDFPMFEKDEETGKIDFSHNPFSMPQGGMEALETQDPLDVLAWQYDIVCNGVELSSGAIRNHEPDIMLKAFGIAGYEAETVEREFAGMLRAFRFGAPPHGGIAPGVDRIVMLLADEPNIRETIAFPLNGNAQDLMMGAPTELEETRLRELHLSVRKPQPK; from the coding sequence ATGCATCGGTACAGGTCCCACACCTGCGGCGAGCTCCGCGCCTCTGACGTCGGCAGCGACGTCCGGCTGAGCGGCTGGCTGCACAATCGGCGCGACCTGGGCGGCATCCTCTTCATCGATCTGCGCGATCACTACGGCATCACGCAGCTGGTCGCCCGTCCCGGCACGGCCGCGTACGAGGCGCTGGACAAGCTCTCCAAGGAGTCGACCGTCCGCGTCGACGGCCAGGTCGTCTCGCGCGGCGCCGAGAACATCAACCCGGACCTGCCGACCGGCGAGGTCGAGGTCGAGGTCAGCGAGGTCGAACTGCTCGGCGCCGCCGCCCCGTTGCCCTTCACGATCAACACCGAGGACGGTGTGAACGAGGAGCGGCGCCTGGAGTACCGCTTCCTGGACCTGCGCCGCGAGCGCATGCACCGCAACATCATGCTGCGTACGGCGGTCATCTCCGCGATCCGCAGCAAGATGACGGCGCTCGGCTTCAACGAGCTGGCGACCCCGATCCTCACCGCCACCTCGCCCGAGGGCGCCCGCGACTTCGTCGTCCCGTCCCGTCTGCACCCGGGCAAGTTCTACGCCCTTCCGCAGGCCCCGCAGCAGTTCAAGCAGCTGCTGATGATCTCCGGCTTCGACCGCTACTTCCAGATCGCGCCCTGTTTCCGAGACGAGGACGCGCGGGCGGACCGTTCGCCGGGCGAGTTCTACCAGCTCGACGTGGAGATGTCCTTCGTCGAGCAGGAGGACGTGTTCCGGCCGATCGAGCAGCTGATGACGGAGCTGTTCGAGGAGTTCGGCAACGGCCGTCATGTCACCTCCCCCTTCCCGCGGATCCCGTTCCGCGAGGCGATGCTGAAGTACGGCTCCGACAAGCCGGACCTGCGGGCCCAGCTGGAGCTGGCCGACATCACCGACATCTTCGAGGGCTCGGAGTTCAAGGCCTTCGCGGGCAAGCACGTACGGGCGCTGCCGGTGCCGGACGTGTCCTCGCAGCCCCGTAAGTTCTTCGACCAGCTCGGTGACTACGCCGTCTCGCAGGGCGCGAAGGGCCTGGCGTGGGTGCGGGTCGGTGAGGACGGCTCGCTGACCGGCCCGATCGCGAAGTTCCTGACGGAGGAGAACGTCGCGGAGCTGACCAAGCGGCTGTCTCTTGCCGCCGGGCACGCGGTGTTCTTCGGCGCGGGCGAGTTCGACGAGGTCTCGAAGATCATGGGCGCGGTGCGGGTCGAGGCCGCTCGTCGCTCCGGTCACTTCGAGGAGGACGTCTTCCGCTTCTGCTGGGTCGTCGACTTCCCGATGTTCGAGAAGGACGAGGAGACGGGGAAGATCGACTTCTCCCACAACCCCTTCTCGATGCCGCAGGGCGGCATGGAGGCCCTGGAGACGCAGGACCCCCTCGACGTCCTGGCCTGGCAGTACGACATCGTCTGCAACGGCGTCGAGCTGTCCTCCGGCGCGATCCGGAACCACGAGCCGGACATCATGCTCAAGGCCTTCGGCATCGCGGGCTACGAGGCGGAGACCGTCGAGCGCGAGTTCGCGGGCATGCTCCGGGCGTTCCGCTTCGGCGCGCCCCCGCACGGCGGCATCGCGCCGGGCGTCGACCGGATCGTGATGCTCCTGGCCGACGAGCCCAACATCCGCGAGACGATCGCCTTCCCGCTCAACGGCAACGCGCAGGATCTGATGATGGGGGCGCCGACGGAGCTGGAGGAGACGCGGCTGCGGGAGCTGCACCTTTCTGTGCGGAAGCCGCAGCCGAAGTAG
- a CDS encoding SpoIIE family protein phosphatase: protein MRTGEPLPAVGDVLAALATGLWRWDNAAELVTLDAEAARLLGLPAEAVTLTEAGARARFHPVDWNEVKPVVQLAASEGTIAELRMRVMDEQGRVLRTVRSRSKPSYDTESHSYQLVGTLQEVSEPPPGAAARTPVTGDWRRSREAFLLDAGRALAEARSTAEVLRVAAGLSMPGFSPDGLAVYGTQGDRLTLIGHHGHQSDDEGPSSAMSVDTDHPAAEVVRTGRAVYLSSPKDYRKRFPAWWPLAQGFGRQSWAFLPLVVAGRTIGAWMAAFTYRVSFTPDERSVLTTVARMLAQALSRAGAAESERELTDGLQRSMLPNLGPQIPGMTVAARYVPTGGGLQVGGDWYDMIPLPGGTSRTQPGGGRFALVIGDVQGHDVRAAGLMGQLRIALRAYASEGHRPDAVLSRASRFLYGMTSEEESADLRFATCLYVEVDPETGVLDIARAGHPDPAIRMADGTVLTRPTAGGLPLGIDPDADYPTTRLALEPGETMLICTDGLIETGGHDLDTGWLRIRKILESHDGETSDLEALADALVQAVHGPSSHHMTGPLVDRREDDIAVLLLCRQGEGCGCGDQPAARTSVRRTVLTVAQAEPERVADARRQLKELLHDWSSEDQIDSAVLLVSEMVTNVLVHTDAEALLVAEMTGDAGARRIRVEVTDCSDALPHKRQPGELASSGRGLMLMELLSDAWGVDPRGEGKSIWFELYEPDGAEPDGSEPSGSESDGSREAETIIGT from the coding sequence ATGCGCACTGGTGAGCCCCTGCCCGCCGTGGGGGACGTCCTGGCCGCCCTCGCGACCGGCCTGTGGCGTTGGGACAACGCGGCCGAACTGGTCACTCTGGATGCCGAGGCCGCACGGCTGCTCGGACTGCCCGCCGAGGCGGTCACGCTGACAGAGGCCGGCGCCCGCGCCCGCTTCCACCCGGTCGACTGGAACGAGGTCAAACCGGTCGTCCAGCTCGCCGCCTCCGAGGGCACCATCGCCGAACTCCGGATGCGGGTCATGGACGAGCAGGGACGCGTACTGCGTACGGTGCGCAGCCGCTCCAAGCCGTCATACGACACTGAATCGCACTCTTACCAGCTGGTCGGCACCCTCCAGGAGGTCTCCGAGCCCCCGCCGGGCGCCGCCGCCCGCACCCCCGTCACCGGTGACTGGCGCCGCTCCCGCGAGGCGTTCCTGCTGGACGCGGGGCGCGCACTGGCCGAGGCCCGGTCCACGGCGGAGGTGCTGCGGGTCGCGGCCGGACTGTCGATGCCCGGCTTCTCACCGGATGGCCTGGCCGTCTACGGCACCCAGGGCGACCGGCTGACACTCATCGGCCACCACGGGCACCAGTCCGACGACGAAGGACCGTCCTCCGCGATGTCCGTGGACACGGACCATCCGGCCGCGGAGGTCGTACGCACCGGCCGTGCCGTCTATCTCTCCTCCCCGAAGGACTACCGGAAACGCTTCCCCGCCTGGTGGCCGCTCGCCCAGGGTTTCGGCCGGCAGTCGTGGGCGTTTCTGCCGCTCGTCGTCGCGGGCCGCACGATAGGCGCGTGGATGGCGGCCTTCACCTACCGCGTCTCCTTCACACCCGACGAACGCTCCGTCCTCACGACCGTGGCCCGCATGCTCGCGCAGGCCCTCTCCCGCGCCGGCGCCGCCGAGTCCGAACGCGAACTGACCGACGGCCTCCAGCGCTCGATGCTGCCCAACCTGGGGCCGCAGATCCCCGGCATGACCGTGGCCGCGCGGTACGTACCCACCGGCGGCGGACTCCAGGTCGGCGGCGACTGGTACGACATGATCCCGCTGCCCGGGGGCACCTCCCGGACGCAGCCCGGCGGCGGCAGATTCGCCCTGGTCATCGGCGACGTCCAGGGCCATGACGTACGCGCCGCCGGACTGATGGGCCAGCTGCGGATCGCGCTCAGGGCGTACGCCTCCGAAGGGCACCGCCCGGACGCCGTGCTGTCGCGCGCCTCCCGGTTCCTGTACGGGATGACGTCCGAGGAGGAGTCCGCCGACCTGCGCTTCGCGACCTGCCTGTACGTGGAGGTCGACCCCGAGACCGGCGTACTGGACATCGCCCGCGCCGGGCACCCGGACCCGGCGATACGGATGGCCGACGGGACCGTGCTGACCCGGCCGACCGCGGGCGGACTGCCGCTCGGCATCGACCCGGACGCGGACTATCCGACGACACGGCTCGCCCTGGAACCCGGCGAGACCATGCTGATCTGTACCGACGGGCTCATCGAGACCGGAGGGCACGACCTCGACACCGGCTGGCTCCGGATCCGCAAGATCCTGGAGAGCCACGACGGCGAGACGAGCGACCTGGAGGCCCTGGCCGACGCGCTCGTCCAGGCCGTGCACGGGCCTTCCTCGCACCACATGACCGGACCGCTCGTGGACCGCCGGGAGGACGACATCGCGGTCCTGCTGCTGTGCCGGCAGGGGGAGGGCTGCGGCTGCGGAGACCAGCCGGCGGCCCGGACGTCCGTACGCCGCACCGTGCTGACCGTGGCCCAGGCCGAACCCGAGCGTGTCGCTGACGCACGCCGCCAGCTGAAGGAGCTGCTGCACGACTGGTCCTCCGAGGACCAGATCGACTCGGCGGTGCTCCTGGTCTCGGAGATGGTCACGAACGTACTCGTGCACACGGACGCCGAAGCGCTGCTCGTCGCCGAGATGACGGGCGATGCGGGCGCCCGCCGAATCCGGGTCGAGGTCACCGACTGCAGCGACGCCCTGCCGCACAAGCGTCAGCCCGGAGAACTGGCGTCCTCCGGGCGGGGCTTGATGCTCATGGAGCTGCTCTCGGACGCCTGGGGAGTGGACCCGCGGGGCGAGGGCAAGAGCATCTGGTTCGAGCTCTACGAGCCGGACGGCGCCGAACCGGACGGCTCCGAACCGTCCGGTTCCGAATCGGACGGCTCCCGAGAGGCCGAGACCATCATCGGTACGTGA
- a CDS encoding pirin family protein, with protein sequence MPAVTVENPLTLPRVVASAEAVARPVLAVTSAPSGFEGEGFPVRRAFAGINYKYLDPFIMMDQMGEVEYAPGEPKGTPWHPHRGFETVTYIIDGIFDHQDSQGGGGTITNGDTQWMTAGSGLLHIEAPPESLVMSGGLFHGLQLWVNLPAKDKMMAPRYQDIRGGQVQLLSTPDGGALLRVIAGELDGHQGPGITHTPITMVHATLAPGAEITLPWREDFNGLAYVLAGKGAVGAERRPIHLGQTAVFGAGSSLTVRADEKQDSHTPDLEVVLLGGQPIREPMAHYGPFVMNTREELQQAFEDFQKGRLGTIPAVHGMSEGGL encoded by the coding sequence ATGCCTGCAGTGACCGTCGAGAACCCGCTGACCCTGCCCCGTGTGGTGGCGTCGGCCGAGGCCGTGGCCCGCCCGGTGCTGGCGGTGACCAGCGCGCCAAGTGGGTTCGAGGGCGAGGGCTTCCCCGTCCGCCGGGCCTTCGCGGGGATCAATTACAAGTACCTCGACCCGTTCATCATGATGGACCAGATGGGCGAGGTGGAGTACGCACCCGGGGAGCCGAAGGGCACGCCTTGGCACCCGCACCGCGGCTTCGAGACCGTCACCTACATCATCGACGGGATCTTCGACCACCAGGACAGTCAGGGCGGCGGTGGCACCATCACCAACGGTGACACCCAGTGGATGACGGCCGGTTCAGGCCTCCTCCACATCGAGGCGCCGCCGGAGTCGCTCGTCATGTCCGGCGGTCTCTTCCACGGCCTCCAGCTGTGGGTGAACCTCCCGGCCAAGGACAAGATGATGGCCCCGCGGTACCAGGACATCCGTGGCGGTCAGGTGCAGCTGCTCAGCACCCCCGACGGCGGCGCGCTGCTGCGTGTCATCGCCGGTGAGCTGGACGGTCACCAGGGCCCCGGCATCACGCACACGCCGATCACGATGGTGCACGCGACGCTGGCGCCGGGCGCCGAGATCACCCTGCCCTGGCGTGAGGACTTCAACGGCCTCGCGTACGTACTGGCGGGCAAGGGTGCCGTGGGCGCGGAGCGCCGCCCGATCCATCTGGGCCAGACCGCGGTGTTCGGCGCGGGCTCCTCGCTGACCGTCCGCGCGGACGAGAAGCAGGACTCGCACACGCCTGACCTGGAGGTTGTCCTCCTCGGCGGCCAGCCGATCCGTGAGCCGATGGCGCACTACGGGCCGTTCGTGATGAACACCCGTGAGGAGCTGCAGCAGGCTTTCGAGGACTTCCAGAAGGGACGACTGGGTACGATTCCGGCCGTGCACGGGATGTCCGAGGGCGGTCTCTGA
- a CDS encoding SseB family protein yields MYGYDQTAGPGQQQYAQPQPPPQPGGYGQQSGPLYPEPSPPSLADAVRAFTTGAISAEDFQQVFATSKVYCPRGDNPGFLALHNTQQPVIPMFTSLKELRRYAGKESKYFVITGAEVIDLLPTGYGFVLDMEGEHRMVFDAKAVEQMVDFAMRRMYG; encoded by the coding sequence ATGTACGGCTACGACCAGACCGCGGGCCCCGGCCAGCAGCAGTATGCGCAGCCTCAGCCGCCGCCCCAGCCCGGAGGGTACGGGCAGCAGAGCGGCCCGCTCTACCCCGAGCCGTCGCCGCCCTCGCTCGCGGACGCGGTGCGCGCGTTCACCACGGGGGCGATCTCCGCCGAGGACTTTCAGCAGGTCTTCGCCACGTCCAAGGTCTACTGCCCGCGCGGTGACAACCCCGGCTTCCTCGCGCTGCACAACACCCAGCAGCCCGTGATCCCGATGTTCACCTCGCTCAAGGAGCTGCGCCGGTACGCCGGCAAGGAGTCCAAGTACTTCGTGATCACCGGTGCCGAGGTGATCGACCTGCTCCCTACCGGCTACGGCTTCGTCCTCGACATGGAGGGCGAGCACCGCATGGTCTTCGACGCGAAGGCGGTCGAGCAGATGGTCGACTTCGCGATGCGCCGAATGTACGGCTGA